From one Dermacentor andersoni chromosome 1, qqDerAnde1_hic_scaffold, whole genome shotgun sequence genomic stretch:
- the LOC126545408 gene encoding ATP-dependent DNA helicase DDX11 — translation MESDDVDFHFPFEPYPVQRAFMKALYTALSESKVGIFESPTGTGKSLSILCGALAWLSDYKKSKKASLETELSELRKESASSIDAGDDWLTKGAHKMLVNQRLREVERQYDALMDKEKKFEDHKENARRRSGTRNAKAKGVPQGTDDITKETESIARLLAEINDDQEDVVDDYDSDDAARGDDGDDSSDALAGPKIIYCSRTHSQLTQFVRELKKTVYSDSVRTVTLASRGNLCVNDMVTKLGNLSLVNDRCLDMQKAFSKPKVAASPERKRTKANTVGKCPFYRPQAMESLAMDILTEVRDIEEVVHQARKDKACPYYSSRYATPEAELVLIPYNILLQKTTREACKLDMKGSIVIIDEAHNLLETISDLHSVNLKIANLKDAQCVLSEYFNRYHARMNTKNVLYIKQVLYILKCFIRYLTGGGKESVQSDISTMCTVTAFLVNTEVHQINLFRVVHYLEQSQIALKVNSFAKKVTVAAAKKSDNMQAVKLSHFIDSMKKCNSKRLVPIKEASLQQAENCFVASGNPMIAVQEFIRELAYSRSDGQVLVHKAKCTENSFVKYLLLSPANNFRDIASEAHSIILAGGTMQPTSEFVDQLLIPAGVSPERIMHFSCGHVVAKENLSVIALGQGPTGRVFEFTYKNKMDPEVIDELGRVLVNVTRVIPGGIVCFFPSYEYERAVSQRWKETGVLEKFSMKKHIFHEPLKSSELESTLERYSQCAKATSGSEPMTGAILFSVVGGKMSEGINFSDDMGRCVVMIGLPFPNAKAPEMMSKMEFLTATYPRTNDGRTAGQAYYESVCMKAVNQSIGRAIRHKDDYAVILLLDQRYQKQSVMKALPAWIQDSLTIPAKFGAAFAAIQQFFRGRRSRQSIG, via the coding sequence ATGGAGTCTGACGATGTAGATTTTCACTTTCCTTTCGAGCCGTACCCAGTGCAGCGCGCTTTTATGAAAGCGTTGTACACAGCGCTCAGCGAAAGCAAAGTCGGCATTTTCGAGAGCCCAACGGGCACAGGTAAATCTCTGAGCATTCTGTGTGGAGCTCTGGCGTGGTTGAGCGACTACAAGAAATCAAAGAAGGCCTCGTTGGAAACAGAATTATCGGAGTTACGAAAGGAGAGTGCCTCATCGATTGATGCCGGGGACGACTGGTTGACAAAAGGTGCACACAAGATGTTAGTAAATCAACGACTGCGGGAAGTTGAACGCCAGTATGACGCACTCATGGACAAGGAAAAAAAGTTCGAAGACCATAAAGAGAACGCAAGGAGGCGATCAGGTACTCGAAATGCAAAAGCGAAAGGTGTGCCGCAAGGCACTGATGACATCACTAAAGAAACCGAATCTATTGCTCGACTGCTGGCTGAAATAAACGACGACCAAGAGGACGTTGTTGACGACTACGACAGTGATGACGCAGCTCGTGGTGATGACGGTGACGACTCTTCTGACGCATTGGCAGGACCGAAAATAATTTATTGCAGCAGAACACATTCCCAGCTAACACAGTTTGTGAGAGAACTGAAGAAAACTGTGTACAGCGATAGTGTTCGCACTGTGACACTCGCATCTCGAGGGAATCTGTGTGTCAACGACATGGTGACGAAACTAGGTAACCTGTCGTTAGTAAATGATCGCTGTTTGGACATGCAGAAAGCTTTCTCTAAGCCAAAGGTAGCAGCTTCACCCGAACGCAAGCGAACCAAGGCAAACACAGTGGGCAAATGCCCCTTTTACAGGCCCCAGGCTATGGAGTCCCTAGCAATGGACATTCTAACTGAAGTACGAGACATTGAAGAAGTGGTTCATCAGGCAAGAAAGGATAAAGCCTGTCCATACTACTCATCACGATATGCAACACCAGAGGCAGAACTTGTGCTAATCCCATACAATATACTCTTGCAGAAGACGACAAGGGAAGCATGCAAGCTTGACATGAAAGGCAGTATTGTGATCATTGACGAGGCACACAACCTTCTGGAAACTATCAGCGACTTGCACAGTGTGAATTTAAAgattgccaacctcaaggatgcCCAATGCGTGCTGAGTGAATACTTCAATCGCTACCATGCTCGGATGAACACGAAGAATGTACTGTACATTAAGCAGGTGCTCTACATACTCAAGTGCTTCATTCGTTACCTAACTGGAGGTGGCAAGGAGTCTGTGCAGAGTGACATTTCAACCATGTGTACAGTGACTGCATTTCTGGTAAACACTGAAGTACACCAGATTAATTTGTTCAGGGTAGTGCACTACTTGGAACAAAGTCAAATTGCCCTCAAGGTCAATTCCTTTGCAAAAAAAGTCACCGTGGCAGCAGCGAAAAAATCAGATAACATGCAAGCTGTCAAGCTATCCCACTTCATTGATTCCATGAAAAAATGCAATTCAAAACGTTTGGTGCCCATAAAGGAGGCATCCTTACAGCAGGCCGAGAACTGTTTTGTTGCATCTGGAAATCCTATGATAGCCGTGCAGGAATTTATTCGTGAACTTGCATACTCTCGCAGTGATGGCCAAGTATTGGTGCACAAGGCTAAATGCACAGAAAACTCCTTCGTGAAGTACTTGCTGCTCAGCCCTGCCAATAATTTCAGAGATATTGCATCCGAAGCACATTCAATCATTTTGGCTGGAGGAACAATGCAACCCACAAGTGAGTTTGTTGACCAGCTTCTAATTCCTGCTGGAGTGTCTCCAGAACGCATCATGCATTTCTCGTGTGGCcatgttgttgccaaagaaaacctATCTGTAATCGCTTTAGGACAGGGACCCACAGGCAGGGTCTTTGAATTTACGTACAAGAACAAAATGGACCCCGAGGTGATAGACGAACTAGGCAGGGTACTTGTGAATGTGACAAGGGTCATCCCAGGTGGCATTGTGTGTTTTTTTCCATCATACGAATACGAACGTGCAGTCTCTCAAAGGTGGAAAGAAACTGGCGTCTTAGAAAAGTTTTCTATGAAGAAGCACATTTTTCACGAACCTTTGAAGTCCTCAGAGCTTGAAAGCACTCTGGAGCGGTACAGCCAATGTGCCAAAGCTACATCTGGTTCAGAACCCATGACAGGAGCAATCCTCTTCTCAGTAGTAGGCGGAAAAATGAGTGAAGGCATAAATTTTTCTGATGACATGGGTCGATGTGTTGTTATGATTGGCCTTCCTTTCCCTAATGCTAAAGCACCAGAAATGATGAGTAAAATGGAATTCTTGACTGCTACCTACCCTCGAACAAATGATGGGCGCACTGCAGGTCAGGCATACTATGAAAGTGTCTGTATGAAAGCAGTGAACCAGTCAATTGGCCGAGCTATTCGTCACAAGGATGACTATGCTGTAATACTGCTGCTTGACCAACGTTACCAGAAACAAAGTGTCATGAAAGCTTTGCCTGCTTGGATACAGGACAGCCTCACCATACCTGCAAAGTTTGGGGCAGCATTTGCGGCAATTCAGCAGTTCTTCCGAGGGCGACGGAGTCGGCAGAGCATTGGCTAA